The genomic window TCGCCGATAAAAACCGTGGTCATTCCTCATGTGAATCTGGGCATTCCATCGCGAAACCACCTTGAGGATGTGGCTCCCCGCGTCGACGCGCGCATCAGCAGCTACCTCAAGGCCAATGGCTACAAAGTGCTGCCCCAACGGCAGTTCAAGCAACACTGGAATACCGCCGTACGTGCCTTCGGAGACCCCGTGGACCCCACAACGGGCCGAGTCAATATGAAGACCTTTTCCCAGATTATGCAAAGCGTCCGCGACCGCTTTACCGAGACCACGGAGCTGGACGCATTCGTCTTCACGGATCTTGTGGAACTGGAAGTGCCCTTTAACATCGGTCTGAAGCACTTGGGCCGCTGGGATGGCGTGTCGCGGCGCCCTTCCATGCAAGGCCCGGGCACCGGGGTGAGCGCAGAGTTTGACTGGTCCATGCCCGCTGCCGTAGCGTCGTTGCAGGTCACTATTTTTGATACGGAACTCAAGCGCGTGTTTGTCAGCCGTGGCGGCCTTGATGCGACGGATGCGATCGATGCCCGTTCGTCGACAGGTCGCTACATCCGACGACGCGCCATTCTCGAAAACAATAGCTTTGTTGATGAGGGCATAGCGCTGGCGCTACACCCCTTTATCGAAATGGATAAGTATCCGGGCAACCCCTGAGATGGAGTTGGTAAGCCCTCTCTAAAGCTCCCCAAGCCTTTCCATGCTTCTTTAAGACGGGGCGCCCTGCCCCGCACTCATATCAGTTGTCATAATTCGCGGCCCGCTTTTCCATTTGGGCGGCGAGCCCCTCCTCCAGATCCTGGGCGCTGAGCATGCCGGCGTTCCATGTGGCGATGTAGTTCAGCCCCTCCTGGACGCTGTGATCCCGGCTGTACTGGAGCATTTCTTTACTACCTCGCACGGCCAGGGGCGCTTTAGTTGCGATCATCGCGGCAATCTCCCGAACGCCCGCTAAAAGCGCGTCACGATCGGCAAACACTTTGTTTACCAGGCCGATCTGCTGCGCCTCATCGGCGGTCACGTTTCTACCCGTATAGGCAAGCTCGCAGGCAACGCCATAGGGAATGATCTTCGGGAGGCGCTGCAAGGTACCCACATCGGCGGTCATACCGATATCGATTTCACGAATGGAGAACCATGCATCCTCGGAGGCATAGCGCATATCCGCGCAGGTCACCATATCCATCGCGCCACCAATACAGGTGTTGTGAATCGCCGCCAGCACGGGCTTACGACACTTTTCCATAGCGGACAGGTTATCCTGCATCCCAAGAATATTGCGACGCAGGGCCTCGGCGCGGCGCGCGCGATCTTCGTGCTGCCCCTGCACTTCCATCAGCATTTTGAGATCGATACCCGCGCAAAAGTGCTTGCCGTGAGCAGCGAGAATTACCGCACGCACCATGGGTTCACTGTCCAACCATTCAAAACAGGCCTGAAGCTCTCTCCACATGGTGGTATTCATGGAGTTTGCCTTGTCGCCACGGTTCAAAAACACCTCAGCGACGTGATCGTTGACCGTGAGCTCCAAAGTTTCAAAGGTAGGTTGCGTTATCTGTTCCTGCTGCATGTCTGCTTCCTGCGTTATCAAAAGTTGGTATTTTTCATAGGTTTTGTGGGCGTCACTCGAGAATCGCCGCTACCAGGCGCGGTGAAATTCTTCGCTCACCATAGTGGGCACGGGTTTGGCGTTGCAGTCGGGTCGGCCAACATAAATAAATCCGACAAACTCCTCGTTATCCGCGCCCCCAAGGTCGCGGAGTAACTGCTTGTCCTCGGCGACAGCGCCCGTGCGCCAAATCGCGCCATAGTTCAGCGCCTCTGCCGCGAGAATCAGACTGAAAGCTGCACAACCCGCCGAAATGCGCTGCTCCCAGGCAGGCACCTTGGGATGCTCCTTCAGAGACACCAGAACGGCGATAACCAGGGGCGCACGAAGCGGCGCGTTACGTGCTTTTTCCTGGGCAGCGTCATCCGCATCGGGATCCCGTCGCAACAGGGATGCGCGGAGCAACTCGCCGAAGTCCTTGCGTCGATCGCCTTGAATACTGATAAACCGCCAGGGCCGCAGCCGGGCATGGTCGGGGCTCCGCAGGGCGCATTGGAGCATTTGTTCGAGCTCCGCAGCATCGGGCCCCGGACCCGTAAGTTTGGGCATGGAATTGCGCTGCTGGAGAAAGCTCAGGCCGTTAAATACCGTCGCCATGAATTACCTGTCGATCAAAGTGAAAGTCCATGATAACAGCGATATTCCGAGCATTTACAGGCGATGCCTAGAGAAGCTCTTGAGGCGGCACTCCCGCGTAGATGTTCATGAACCCACGATCATCCGCAACCGCGTCCACATTGTCTGACCATTGGCACAGCGCTGCAGCGTCCGAAGCGACGAGGCGGTGCTCCACATGATCGACGATCCAGAGCGGCAGGCCCAGCGCCGCGATCAGGGTGACGAGCACTCTGCCACTGCTACCGGCCAAGCGCAGGGAGTAAGGGGTCAGCTCTACCAGCATGCGCAAATTGTCAGCGCTTTTGTGTAAAAGCGGCAGCAGACCCTGCATCACCGCCTGCTCACTGCCCTGGGTATCCACCTTAAGAAGATCAATGCGGTCGATGCGCGGTGACAACAGCCCGGCACCGTGACGAACGGTGATCATTTCCTGCGAACGGGGTCCGTCACCGGCATAGATCTGATGATCACCCCGGTTGTCTTCGTTGCGATAGAGGGCGCATTGCCCGTCGTCGTCACCCAGGGCAATGGGAACAATCTCAACATCCCGTTCACACCGGTTCCATCGAAGGTTTTTCTGGAGAAGCAGGACATTGTCCGCGGCAGGCTCAAAGGCGAATATGCGGGACGCTATCGCTGGGTTAAGCGCACTGAGAATACTGAAGTAACCCAGGTTCGCGCCCACATCGACCACGATATCGCCGGGACGTTGGGAGGCGATCCAGAGCCGGGTTTCAAACGGCTCCCAGGCGCCTTCATCGTGAAGCTTTCGCGATACCAGGTCACCCTTGGGGTTATGAGTCCTCAAGGTGATCGTTTGCTGCAACCCGTTGACGGGATGCAGCGTGACTCGATGGTTCAAATCAACCCCGACTGTACTCAGATAGGTTTCAGAGTCTGGGGGCTACGGGCGGCTAAACCGAGCCCCTAATCCTCAAAGGGGTTGGACTGTACTAGGGACACGCGCTGATTCGCAACGGCAATGCTCTCGCCGTCGAAGCTCACGGCCTCGTCGCCCAGAACATTGTTGTCAAAGAGGTACCGGGGAGATTCCTCTCCGGCAAGGACGCGGGCCTCACGTGCTTCCTGCGCCTGTTGCACAGATTCCTGCGCCTTTTCCCATCGCGATATGGCCGTGGCGCCATGGCGGGCTTTGAGCATATCCAGGGTCTGAAGCGGGCTCAGGATTGCTGCGGATGCGTTGTTGCCACCAAAACCCTTGGCGTTGATCAGCGCATAGCGCTGCCTGGATAAATCCAGTTCCTGATGCTTCAGATTGAAGCTGAGGTTTTCCGTTGCCACGTCATCGGCAAGGGCTGCCGTGGTGCTGATACCCGGCATCCAGCCCTCGGCCCAGATCCCCAGGGTTGCTGCGATCTGATCCCCGGAGGCCGCGGCGAGGGAGTGACCCACATAACTTTTAATGGCGCCTACGGGCCAGTCCTCGATACCAAAGGCACCGGCGACCCTGCTGAGAATCACAGACTCGGTTACGCGGTTCTGCGGCGTGCCCGTGCCGTGGGCCTGCACCAAACCGCCCTCGCGGAGCCCTTCCTCGCCAACAATCGCGCGGGCGCACGCGGCGGCTCTGGCCATGGTCAGATAGTTGCCGACGCCCGGGCCGGAAATGGATTTTTTAAATCCGTCAGCGTTGATGAACACATCGGCGGCCGAGCCAAGAATATTGGCGCCGGTCTCCAGGGCCAGACGATCATCAAAAAGAACCAGAAACTGCGCGGACTCGCCAATGGTAAATCCGCAGTTCTCCCCGAAGGGCCGGCAGGCCCTGCGATGGTCCGGCTCCGCATCGTCACCGAGGCCGTCCAGGTGACGGAGCCCCTTGTCCGTTGCCAGGGCGCCCATGGCCGCATAACCCTCCATGACCTCCGGCGTGACGGGTGCTTCCGCGGCGCCTACAAAGGCGACCCTAGCGCGGCCCGAGCGAATGTCGTGGACAGCATGGCGCAGGTTGTACAGAAAGGATGCGCAGGCACCGAGGGTTGCCCCCGTCGAACCCGCGGCCCCAAGCACGTAGGCGTTGACGAAATCCGCGGGCATTTCCGCCAGACCCAGGGGGCAGAATTTAGAGGTAATGCGACTGCCGCGGTAGCGCGCCTTCAGCATGCCGCCGGTGCCGTTATCGTCCAATTGCCCCATGGCGCTGCCCGCATAGACACTGATTTGATCCGGCGCCAGAGTTGTTAGCAGTGCATCCCAATCCAATCCCAGATTTCCCAGCGCGTCACTGGCGGCATACACCGACATGGCAAGACCCCGGGGATGGTTCCGCGACGGATAAAGGGCCGCCGGATCAAAGCCATCAGGCAGCTGACTGGCCGCCTTTACCTCAAATTCGCGGTGCGTGGGCAAGAGGAACTGCTGCTCTCCCACAATCTGTACGCGCACGTGCTCATCATCTTCACCGGGGAGCAG from Congregibacter litoralis KT71 includes these protein-coding regions:
- a CDS encoding crotonase/enoyl-CoA hydratase family protein, whose amino-acid sequence is MQQEQITQPTFETLELTVNDHVAEVFLNRGDKANSMNTTMWRELQACFEWLDSEPMVRAVILAAHGKHFCAGIDLKMLMEVQGQHEDRARRAEALRRNILGMQDNLSAMEKCRKPVLAAIHNTCIGGAMDMVTCADMRYASEDAWFSIREIDIGMTADVGTLQRLPKIIPYGVACELAYTGRNVTADEAQQIGLVNKVFADRDALLAGVREIAAMIATKAPLAVRGSKEMLQYSRDHSVQEGLNYIATWNAGMLSAQDLEEGLAAQMEKRAANYDN
- a CDS encoding nitroreductase family protein; this translates as MATVFNGLSFLQQRNSMPKLTGPGPDAAELEQMLQCALRSPDHARLRPWRFISIQGDRRKDFGELLRASLLRRDPDADDAAQEKARNAPLRAPLVIAVLVSLKEHPKVPAWEQRISAGCAAFSLILAAEALNYGAIWRTGAVAEDKQLLRDLGGADNEEFVGFIYVGRPDCNAKPVPTMVSEEFHRAW
- a CDS encoding FkbM family methyltransferase, producing MRTHNPKGDLVSRKLHDEGAWEPFETRLWIASQRPGDIVVDVGANLGYFSILSALNPAIASRIFAFEPAADNVLLLQKNLRWNRCERDVEIVPIALGDDDGQCALYRNEDNRGDHQIYAGDGPRSQEMITVRHGAGLLSPRIDRIDLLKVDTQGSEQAVMQGLLPLLHKSADNLRMLVELTPYSLRLAGSSGRVLVTLIAALGLPLWIVDHVEHRLVASDAAALCQWSDNVDAVADDRGFMNIYAGVPPQELL
- a CDS encoding beta-ketoacyl synthase; its protein translation is MGQALPVIVSFGGVNSAGRSSMHHAYARMVETALSADRRDKMLRSLRQLTGAVEDSDGSLLDRTLIRRIGPQHFDPSRVSWNQRLPTRSNGAPVSFELHRRYLPVPVPDDWQLLPGEDDEHVRVQIVGEQQFLLPTHREFEVKAASQLPDGFDPAALYPSRNHPRGLAMSVYAASDALGNLGLDWDALLTTLAPDQISVYAGSAMGQLDDNGTGGMLKARYRGSRITSKFCPLGLAEMPADFVNAYVLGAAGSTGATLGACASFLYNLRHAVHDIRSGRARVAFVGAAEAPVTPEVMEGYAAMGALATDKGLRHLDGLGDDAEPDHRRACRPFGENCGFTIGESAQFLVLFDDRLALETGANILGSAADVFINADGFKKSISGPGVGNYLTMARAAACARAIVGEEGLREGGLVQAHGTGTPQNRVTESVILSRVAGAFGIEDWPVGAIKSYVGHSLAAASGDQIAATLGIWAEGWMPGISTTAALADDVATENLSFNLKHQELDLSRQRYALINAKGFGGNNASAAILSPLQTLDMLKARHGATAISRWEKAQESVQQAQEAREARVLAGEESPRYLFDNNVLGDEAVSFDGESIAVANQRVSLVQSNPFED